Proteins encoded by one window of Bubalus bubalis isolate 160015118507 breed Murrah chromosome 4, NDDB_SH_1, whole genome shotgun sequence:
- the LOC102407188 gene encoding olfactory receptor 6C4-like yields MGNQTSVIEFILLGLTSDAKLQAVLFLFLLLTYVLSIMGNLTIIILTLLDHRLQTPMYFFLRNFSVLEVSFTSVFVPKMLVSIGTGDKTISFAGCFTQYFFAILLGATEFYLLAAMSFDRYVAICKPLHYTTLMSRRLCIQLVLCSWFSGFLVVIVPHVMTLQLPFCTSNVINHYCCDYTVLLHLSCSDTRFIEVIEFVLAAVTLIFTLMLVILSYTYIIRTILRIPSAQQRKKAFSTCSSHMIVVSLSYGSCIFMYINPSVEDASTFNKGVAVLNTSVAPLLNPFIYTLRNKQVKIAFRHLVSKIITFSRK; encoded by the coding sequence ATGGGAAACCAAACATCCGTGATAGAGTTCATCCTTCTTGGTCTGACAAGTGATGCCAAGCTTCAAGctgtgcttttcctttttctgctgtTAACATATGTCTTAAGTATCATGGGAAACTTGACAATCATCATTCTGACCCTGCTGGACCATCGCCTTCAGACTCCTATGTATTTCTTCCTCCGGAATTTCTCTGTTTTGGAAGTATCTTTTACCTCTGTCTTTGTTCCCAAAATGTTAGTCAGTATTGGAACTGGAGACAAGACTATCTCCTTTGCTGGTTGTTTCACTCAGTATTTTTTTGCCATCCTTCTGGGAGCAACCGAATTTTACCTTTTAGCTGCCATGTCCTTTGATCGCTATGTTGCCATTTGCAAACCGCTACATTACACAACTCTAATGAGCAGAAGACTCTGCATTCAACTTGTCCTTTGTTCCTGGTTCTCTGGCTTTTTAGTTGTCATTGTGCCCCATGTAATGACTCTCCAGCTGCCTTTCTGCACCTCCAACGTCATCAATCATTATTGCTGTGACTATACGGTACTGTTGCATTTATCCTGTTCAGACACACGTTTCATAGAAGTGATTGAGTTTGTCCTTGCTGCTGTTACTCTCATCTTCACCTTGATGCTGGTGATTCTTTCCTATACATACATTATCAGGACAATTCTGAGAATCCCGTCTgctcaacaaagaaaaaaagctttttctACATGTTCTTCTCACATGATTGTGGTCTCACTTTCTTATGGAAGCTGTATCTTCATGTATATAAATCCCTCTGTGGAGGATGCCTCAACTTTTAATAAGGGAGTGGCTGTTTTAAATACCTCAGTTGCCCCTCTCTTGAACCCTTTCATCTATACATTAAGGAACAAGCAAGTGAAAATAGCCTTCAGACATTTGGTCAGTAAGATAATAACCTTTTCAAGAAAGTAA